The Methanoculleus sp. SDB genome contains a region encoding:
- a CDS encoding response regulator receiver protein, whose translation MRDDNKKKQLLELFTTITSKTRIVEPMKKIHGTLRDKDAIEREIALIMREILEQGHFKTKLSPRDLAKLVCSYYDGHNDTEIARVLGDEKLSKTVARARVRLKLFRDLDFKMPFERKEMEERLNSGKTMKEVSDELGISPSTLREYRHVIDQERDITLDPFLERIRDVMEDRDLTEQMTRGLNNDGLSEAIDISEAEIIDAS comes from the coding sequence ATGCGTGATGATAATAAGAAAAAGCAGCTCCTTGAGCTCTTCACAACGATTACCAGCAAGACACGAATTGTCGAGCCGATGAAAAAGATCCATGGAACTCTTCGCGATAAAGATGCAATCGAGCGGGAAATCGCTCTTATAATGCGTGAAATTCTTGAACAGGGACATTTTAAAACAAAATTAAGCCCGCGTGATCTGGCCAAGCTGGTGTGTTCATATTATGACGGACATAACGATACCGAGATTGCCAGGGTGCTGGGCGATGAAAAACTGAGCAAAACGGTTGCACGTGCCCGGGTTCGCCTCAAACTTTTTCGAGATCTTGATTTCAAGATGCCTTTTGAACGAAAGGAGATGGAAGAGCGCCTCAATTCCGGCAAGACCATGAAAGAGGTCAGCGACGAGCTCGGAATCAGTCCGTCGACTCTCCGGGAATACCGGCACGTGATCGATCAGGAACGCGACATAACCCTCGATCCGTTTCTCGAACGCATCAGGGATGTGATGGAAGACCGGGATCTGACCGAACAGATGACACGGGGCCTGAATAACGACGGATTAAGCGAAGCCATCGATATTTCGGAAGCGGAAATTATCGACGCCTCCTGA